A stretch of the Vigna radiata var. radiata cultivar VC1973A chromosome 7, Vradiata_ver6, whole genome shotgun sequence genome encodes the following:
- the LOC106767356 gene encoding pathogenesis-related protein PR-1, with translation MRHCISTRCFLTLALFLLLITSSHGIVVPTQNQPRSFANQFLIPQNAARASVRQRPLVWDYKLVRYAQWYANQRRSDCALEHSNGPYGENIFWGSGTGWKPAQAVSAWVEERQWYNYWHNSCADGEMCGHYTQIVWNTTRKVGCASVVCSGGKGTFMTCNYDPPGNYYGEKPY, from the coding sequence ATGAGGCACTGCATTTCAACACGTTGTTTTTTAACACTAGCTTTGTTTCTGTTGCTAATCACAAGCAGCCATGGTATTGTTGTGCCAACCCAAAACCAACCGAGAAGCTTTGCAAACCAATTTCTGATACCCCAGAATGCAGCACGTGCGTCGGTGAGGCAGCGTCCCTTGGTGTGGGACTACAAACTGGTACGGTACGCCCAGTGGTACGCAAACCAGAGGCGCAGTGATTGTGCGCTGGAGCATTCGAATGGACCTTATGGTGAGAACATATTCTGGGGGAGTGGGACGGGGTGGAAGCCAGCACAAGCTGTTAGTGCATGGGTTGAAGAGCGTCAATGGTACAATTATTGGCACAATTCTTGTGCGGATGGAGAGATGTGTGGACATTATACTCAGATTGTGTGGAACACTACTAGGAAGGTTGGTTGTGCTAGCGTTGTTTGCTCTGGAGGGAAGGGCACCTTCATGACCTGCAACTACGACCCTCCTGGTAACTACTATGGAGAAAAACCTTACTGA
- the LOC106767894 gene encoding transcription factor MYB36 encodes MGRAPCCDKANVKKGPWSPEEDAALKTYIEKNGTGGNWIALPQKIGLKRCGKSCRLRWLNYLRPNIKHGGFTEEEDNIICNLYISIGSRWSIIAAQLPGRTDNDIKNYWNTRLKKKLLGRRKQSNFNTKDTNNGIEENSYSNALSSSALERLQLHMQLQSLQNPFSFYNNPALWPKLHPFQEKMIQSLQSLNEGSNPVVQDALPSPHVEQGQKDEFIYKPQHDGAKIHSPQVHLLENIPSSNSGVPFVASESNNNPMHSSLAPRAEPVEQTNNVGFQQLGALQTELDDILNNRTTGYVPQEDHQMAEFDCFREMSSSKDSLIWWSNDSDTRSASSNSWDSSTTPALLTQGMFQDYELGYSL; translated from the exons ATGGGTAGAGCTCCATGCTGTGACAAGGCCAACGTCAAGAAAGGACCATGGTCTCCTGAAGAGGATGCTGCTCTTAAGACCTACATTGAAAAGAACGGAACTGGTGGCAATTGGATTGCTCTTCCTCAGAAAATCG GGCTCAAGAGATGTGGAAAGAGTTGCAGACTTAGGTGGTTAAATTACTTGAGACCTAATATCAAACATGGTGGATTTACTGAAGAAGAAGACAACATCATCTGCAACCTTTACATTAGCATTGGTAGCAG GTGGTCCATAATTGCTGCTCAGTTACCTGGAAGGACAGATAACGACATCAAGAACTATTGGAACACTAGATTGAAGAAGAAACTGCTTGGGAGGCGCAAACAATCTAACTTCAACACAAAGGACACAAATAATGGAATAGAGGAGAACTCTTATTCAAATGCCCTAAGCAGCTCGGCCCTTGAAAGACTCCAACTGCACATGCAACTTCAAAGCCTTCaaaaccctttctctttctacAATAACCCTGCGTTGTGGCCTAAGTTGCATCCTTTCCAAGAAAAGATGATCCAGAGCCTTCAATCTTTGAATGAAGGCTCTAACCCTGTGGTGCAAGATGCTTTGCCTTCCCCCCATGTCGAACAAGGACAAAAAGATGAGTTCATCTACAAGCCTCAACATGATGGTGCAAAGATCCATAGCCCACAGGTTCATCTTCTGGAGAATATTCCTTCAAGTAACAGTGGAGTTCCCTTTGTTGCTTCTGAGAGCAATAATAATCCAATGCACTCAAGTCTTGCACCAAGAGCTGAGCCTGTTGAACAGACTAATAATGTGGGATTTCAGCAACTCGGTGCACTGCAAACTGAACTAGATGACATTCTCAACAACAGAACAACGGGTTACGTGCCTCAggaagatcatcaaatggctgaATTTGATTGTTTCAGAGAGATGAGTAGCTCCAAGGACAGCCTGATTTGGTGGTCCAATGATTCTGATACCAGATCAGCATCCTCAAATTCCTGGGATTCATCTACTACTCCAGCTCTTTTAACACAAGGGATGTTCCAAGATTATGAACTGGGTTACAGTCTGTAG
- the LOC106766491 gene encoding flavonoid 3-O-glucosyltransferase: MAVCPTDDRHVAVLAFPYGTHAAPLLNLVRRAAAEAPEVTFSFFSTKRSNASVFAGLNEEQLLNIRPYDIEDGLPEGFVPSGNPQDPVAYFVKAMPANYRTAMNEAVEKTGRQITCLVSDAFFWFCADMAEEMHAKWVPLWTAGPHPLLAHISSQQIREKLGPDGVRENKEIDFLTGFNGLKAGDLPEGLVEMAEDPFSMMLEKMGEALPRATAVAINSFSAVHIRIGQELETRFQMLLNVGPFILTTPQSVTLDDEGCLPWLNSQEDKSVVYISFGSVIMPPPDELTAIADALEEGKYPFIWAFRGNPEKQLPDGFMERTKTHGKVVGWAPQMQILKHSAVGVCITHGGWNSVLDCIVGGVPMICRPFFGDQSLNTATLEHVWEIGVGLEDNVFTKEETLRVLEIVMSSEKGMMMREKVLELKDLAMEAAGPEGDSTKNFCTFADILSGLHHGKSHHQPHGLRGIRHKIAGAFAAAHHKLRRHHHHHHQKH; encoded by the exons ATGGCTGTTTGCCCTACCGACGACAGGCATGTGGCCGTTTTGGCATTTCCCTATGGCACACACGCGGCTCCGCTTCTGAACCTGGTGCGTAGGGCGGCGGCCGAGGCACCGGAAGTGACGTTTTCGTTCTTCAGCACGAAAAGATCCAATGCCTCTGTCTTCGCTGGGCTCAACGAGGAGCAGCTTTTGAACATAAGGCCTTATGACATTGAAGATGGGTTGCCGGAGGGTTTTGTGCCCTCGGGGAACCCCCAAGACCCCGTTGCCTACTTCGTTAAGGCCATGCCCGCTAACTATAGGACTGCCATGAACGAAGCCGTGGAGAAAACGGGGAGGCAGATCACTTGTTTGGTCTCTGATgccttcttttggttttgtgcTGACATGGCTGAAGAAATGCATGCCAAGTGGGTTCCTCTATGGACTGCAGGGCCTCACCCTCTCCTTGCTCATATTTCCTCCCAACAAATCAGGGAAAAGCTGGGCCCAGATGGAG tccgagaaaacaaagaaatcgATTTCCTTACTGGTTTCAATGGGCTGAAAGCAGGTGACTTGCCTGAAGGATTGGTGGAAATGGCAGAAGACCCTTTTTCAATGATGTTAGAGAAAATGGGAGAAGCTTTGCCCCGAGCAACCGCAGTTGCCATAAACTCCTTCAGTGCAGTACACATTCGTATTGGGCAGGAGCTAGAAACCAGGTTCCAGATGCTTCTGAACGTTGGTCCATTCATTTTGACAACACCACAATCTGTTACTCTTGATGATGAAGGGTGCTTACCCTGGTTGAACTCGCAAGAGGACAAGTCAGTAGTATACATCAGCTTCGGAAGTGTGATAATGCCTCCACCAGATGAGTTGACTGCAATAGCAGATGCCCTAGAAGAAGGTAAGTATCCATTTATTTGGGCTTTCAGAGGTAACCCTGAAAAACAATTGCCAGATGGGTTCATGGAAAGGACAAAAACGCATGGGAAGGTTGTAGGGTGGGCCCCCCAAATGCAGATCCTTAAGCATTCAGCAGTTGGTGTGTGCATAACACATGGTGGATGGAACTCAGTTTTGGATTGCATAGTTGGTGGTGTGCCTATGATTTGTAGGCCCTTTTTTGGAGATCAGTCGTTGAACACTGCTACACTTGAGCATGTATGGGAAATTGGTGTGGGGCTTGAAGACAATGTTTTCACTAAAGAAGAAACTCTAAGAGTTCTCGAAATAGTAATGTCAAGTGAGAAAGGGATGATGATGCGGGAGAAAGTATTGGAACTCAAGGATTTGGCAATGGAGGCAGCGGGACCTGAAGGTGACTCTACCAAGAATTTCTGCACTTTTGCAGATATTCTTTCAGGTTTACACCATGGCAAATCACACCATCAACCACATGGTTTAAGAGGTATCCGCCACAAAATTGCAGGCGCATTTGCTGCAGCACATCACAAATtacgccgccaccaccaccaccatcatcaaAAACACTAA